In a genomic window of Erigeron canadensis isolate Cc75 chromosome 5, C_canadensis_v1, whole genome shotgun sequence:
- the LOC122599880 gene encoding vacuolar protein sorting-associated protein 28 homolog 1-like, with translation MEVKLWNDKREREMYDNFGELYAIIKATEKLEKAYVRDIISSSDYEIECQKLIAHFKTLSSTLRDTVPNIERFHDTYKMDCPSAMNRLITSGVPATVEHRAAAAASGVTSAATVAECVQNFITAMDSLKLNMTAVDQVFPLLSDLSGSLNKLSILPPDFEGKTKMKEWIGRLAKMGASDELTEQQARQLHFDLESSYNSFMAALPTGGT, from the coding sequence ATGGAAGTGAAGTTATGGAATGACAAACGTGAGAGGGAGATGTACGACAACTTTGGCGAGCTTTATGCGATCATCAAGGCTACAGAAAAGCTAGAAAAGGCTTATGTTAGAGATATTATCTCATCTTCCGATTACGAGATTGAGTGTCAGAAACTGATCGCTCATTTTAAAACGCTCTCGTCCACGCTCAGAGATACTGTACCAAATATCGAGAGGTTTCATGATACTTACAAGATGGACTGCCCTTCTGCGATGAACCGCCTTATAACTTCTGGTGTGCCTGCTACAGTGGAGCATAGGGCTGCTGCTGCCGCTTCTGGGGTGACCTCTGCTGCGACTGTCGCAGAGTGTGTGCAGAACTTTATAACTGCAATGGATTCCCTCAAGCTAAATATGACTGCGGTTGATCAAGTTTTCCCGCTTCTGTCTGATTTGTCGGGGTCGTTAAACAAGCTGTCTATTTTACCCCCAGATTTTGAAGGGAAGACTAAGATGAAAGAGTGGATCGGTAGGCTAGCAAAGATGGGAGCTTCAGATGAGTTGACTGAGCAGCAGGCTAGGCAGCTTCATTTCGATCTGGAGTCATCATACAATTCCTTCATGGCTGCATTGCCTACTGGTGGGACGTGA